Proteins found in one Pectobacterium atrosepticum genomic segment:
- a CDS encoding 5-dehydro-4-deoxy-D-glucuronate isomerase → MDVRQSVHSEHAKTLDTTELRKKFLIEKIFTPNHYTMTYSHIDRIVVGGIMPIDGEITFDDGIGKQFGVNYFLERRELGLINIGGPAKIVIDGTSYQVGNEEALYIGKGAKALAFSSLDKAKPAKLYYNSAPAHAVYPTRIITQDDAIKAPLGDVTTCNKRTICKYLVPEVVETCQLSMGLTRLEEGSNWNSMPTHTHERRMEVYFYFDMAEDTIVFHMMGEPHETRHLVMHNEQAVISPSWSIHTGVGTKNYAFIWGMIGENLTFDDMDHIAMLDLR, encoded by the coding sequence ATGGACGTACGACAGAGTGTACACAGTGAGCATGCGAAAACGCTTGATACCACCGAGCTGAGAAAGAAATTTCTCATTGAGAAAATCTTCACGCCAAACCACTACACCATGACTTACAGCCACATCGACCGAATTGTTGTGGGTGGGATCATGCCGATAGATGGCGAGATAACGTTTGATGACGGCATCGGCAAACAATTTGGCGTGAACTATTTTCTTGAGCGGCGCGAACTGGGGCTGATCAATATCGGCGGCCCGGCAAAAATCGTTATCGACGGCACAAGCTATCAGGTTGGCAACGAGGAAGCGCTCTATATCGGGAAAGGAGCCAAGGCTTTAGCATTTAGTAGTCTGGACAAGGCAAAACCAGCAAAACTGTATTACAACAGCGCACCGGCTCATGCCGTTTACCCGACACGCATCATCACACAGGATGACGCCATCAAAGCACCGTTGGGAGACGTCACGACCTGCAACAAAAGGACGATTTGCAAATATCTGGTGCCGGAAGTGGTGGAAACCTGCCAGTTGAGCATGGGGTTAACGCGTCTGGAGGAAGGCAGCAACTGGAATTCAATGCCGACGCATACTCATGAACGCAGAATGGAAGTTTACTTCTATTTTGATATGGCGGAAGACACCATTGTTTTCCATATGATGGGCGAGCCGCATGAAACGCGTCATCTGGTGATGCATAACGAACAGGCTGTGATTTCCCCAAGCTGGTCGATTCACACCGGCGTCGGCACCAAAAACTACGCCTTCATTTGGGGCATGATCGGCGAAAACCTGACGTTTGACGATATGGATCATATCGCGATGTTGGATTTACGCTAA
- a CDS encoding asparaginase, with protein MQLSFIARTITAACLMLSSHALLADDAKPGVTIYATGGTIAGKAESNTATTGYKAGAIGIQELLNAVPAIGDVATVTGEQIANTASGNIDQAILLKLSKAINKQLGDSNTHGVVITHGTDTLEETAFFLDLTVKSEKPVVVVGAMRPATAISADGPMNLLEAVTLATSKNAEKRGALVLLNDRIGSAFYTTKTNATALDTFKANEQGYLGAFYGGVPRFFYQPAAPENKPFFDVSNKDTLAKVDILYGYQDQDSGLLNAAIEQGAKGIIIAGSGNGATPTRIKEDIKKAVAKGIPVVISTRTGSGYVTDKKKDGAIGSGFYNPQKARILLSLALSNGDDIEKIRTYFEQ; from the coding sequence ATGCAACTCTCATTTATCGCCCGCACCATCACCGCCGCTTGCCTGATGCTGTCGTCTCATGCGCTGCTAGCCGATGACGCCAAACCTGGCGTCACTATCTACGCTACCGGCGGCACCATTGCTGGAAAGGCAGAATCCAATACGGCCACGACAGGTTATAAGGCGGGCGCTATCGGCATCCAGGAACTGTTGAACGCCGTTCCGGCTATTGGCGATGTCGCTACGGTGACAGGCGAGCAAATCGCCAATACCGCCAGCGGAAATATCGATCAAGCGATTCTGTTAAAGCTATCCAAAGCGATTAACAAACAGCTAGGCGATTCAAATACGCACGGCGTCGTCATTACTCACGGCACCGATACGTTGGAAGAGACCGCGTTCTTTTTGGATCTGACGGTAAAAAGCGAGAAACCAGTGGTTGTCGTCGGCGCAATGCGTCCCGCCACCGCCATCAGCGCGGATGGTCCTATGAACCTGCTGGAAGCCGTCACGCTGGCAACCAGTAAGAACGCGGAAAAACGCGGCGCGCTGGTGTTGCTGAACGATCGCATCGGCTCCGCATTCTACACCACCAAAACCAATGCCACGGCGCTGGACACGTTCAAAGCCAATGAACAAGGCTATCTGGGCGCATTCTACGGCGGCGTTCCGCGCTTCTTTTATCAGCCTGCTGCCCCCGAAAACAAACCGTTCTTTGACGTAAGCAATAAGGACACGCTGGCGAAGGTCGACATTCTCTACGGCTATCAGGATCAAGACAGTGGTCTGCTGAATGCCGCCATTGAACAGGGCGCAAAAGGCATCATTATCGCGGGTAGCGGTAACGGTGCGACGCCCACGCGTATCAAAGAAGACATCAAGAAAGCGGTAGCCAAAGGCATTCCGGTGGTGATCAGTACGCGCACCGGCAGCGGCTATGTTACCGATAAGAAGAAAGACGGTGCGATCGGCAGCGGATTCTACAACCCACAAAAAGCACGCATTCTGCTTTCGCTAGCGCTGTCTAACGGCGACGACATCGAGAAAATCCGTACCTATTTCGAGCAGTAA
- a CDS encoding FtsX-like permease family protein: MIPWRLIWVDWRRLWPGVLVVVLLIAMATALSISVSLQERALRMGSAKAADRFDLVIGAPGSETQLVLSSVFLQPSALTLIPAQVLTDLEKNPLVAWAAPVAFGDFYQGMPIIGTTPPLVTDNGKRQLTAGRMFNDDFEAVVGAQTGLTVGSKFSPIHGQIGTEGAHAHDDVIYTVVGVLPADGSAWDKAILVPVNAVWRVHGIHPPHDAEDAHHDEHDHDASEQGAHDHDDEHHDDHSDVEAHEHKHQAGLPAIVVKPKTIAGAYQLRSLYRSNTTLAVFPGEVLVKLYSMLGDIRELLTYISLGTEGLVGVAVAMVAVIHLRQRQKQIGALRAFGAPRYGIFTLIWSGLMSLVSVGVLVGVGLGYLAAQAIAVVMSEKSGFVLPVTLEWEDIHFVLLLLLVAAVVLTIPAMLSYRQSPATALRGE; the protein is encoded by the coding sequence ATGATTCCATGGCGTCTTATCTGGGTAGACTGGCGTCGGCTATGGCCGGGTGTGCTGGTTGTGGTATTGCTGATCGCGATGGCGACAGCATTAAGTATTTCCGTGAGTTTGCAGGAAAGAGCGCTACGCATGGGCAGTGCCAAAGCGGCCGATCGTTTCGATCTGGTGATTGGTGCGCCGGGAAGCGAAACACAACTGGTGCTGTCGTCCGTGTTCCTGCAACCGTCTGCGTTGACCTTGATTCCTGCGCAGGTGCTGACTGATTTAGAGAAAAACCCGCTGGTGGCATGGGCGGCACCAGTCGCATTTGGTGATTTCTATCAGGGGATGCCGATTATCGGCACCACGCCGCCGCTGGTCACGGATAACGGCAAGCGACAACTCACTGCCGGACGCATGTTCAACGACGACTTTGAGGCTGTGGTCGGCGCGCAAACGGGGCTGACTGTGGGGAGTAAATTTAGCCCTATTCATGGTCAGATAGGAACGGAAGGCGCGCACGCGCACGATGATGTCATCTACACCGTGGTCGGTGTGTTGCCTGCCGACGGCAGCGCGTGGGATAAAGCGATTCTGGTGCCGGTAAATGCCGTGTGGCGGGTGCATGGGATCCATCCACCGCATGATGCAGAAGATGCACATCATGATGAACACGACCATGATGCGAGTGAGCAAGGAGCACATGATCACGACGATGAGCATCACGACGATCATAGTGATGTGGAAGCACATGAGCACAAACATCAGGCGGGACTGCCTGCGATTGTCGTGAAACCGAAAACGATCGCTGGCGCTTATCAACTGCGTTCTCTATATCGCAGCAACACAACGCTGGCAGTGTTCCCCGGTGAAGTGTTGGTGAAGCTGTACTCGATGCTGGGCGATATTCGCGAACTGCTGACCTATATCTCGCTGGGGACGGAGGGATTAGTGGGCGTAGCCGTCGCGATGGTGGCGGTTATCCATCTGCGGCAGCGGCAGAAACAGATTGGCGCACTCCGTGCATTTGGCGCACCGCGCTACGGCATTTTCACGTTGATTTGGAGTGGGTTGATGTCGCTGGTGAGTGTCGGCGTGCTAGTGGGTGTCGGTCTGGGCTACCTTGCTGCACAGGCTATTGCCGTAGTGATGAGCGAGAAAAGCGGCTTTGTCCTGCCGGTGACGCTGGAATGGGAAGACATCCACTTCGTTCTGCTCCTGTTGCTGGTGGCCGCTGTCGTCCTCACGATTCCGGCCATGCTGTCCTATCGTCAGTCTCCGGCAACGGCACTGCGTGGGGAATAA
- a CDS encoding ABC transporter ATP-binding protein — MAELLIQHLSVTFPDTSEAVLDIPALSIRSGERVAVMGPSGSGKTTLVNAITGMDHSGTGQVQWEKQDIWQLKEAERDRWRAQHIGLVMQDFHLFPGLNAIENVLLPAQFHHWRIPASLRQRAVDLLAQVGLDTGKRPVEVLSRGEKQRVAVARALLSNPDIIVADEPTASLDAQSGEQIADLLVTLARESRATLIAITHDAHLASQMSRCIQLEKGRLVADTLYQEDPA, encoded by the coding sequence ATGGCTGAGTTATTGATTCAACACCTGAGTGTGACCTTTCCTGATACGTCAGAGGCCGTGCTGGATATTCCCGCGTTGTCGATTCGTTCTGGCGAACGGGTCGCTGTGATGGGGCCTTCCGGTTCCGGTAAGACCACGCTGGTGAATGCCATAACTGGCATGGATCACAGCGGAACGGGTCAAGTGCAGTGGGAAAAGCAGGATATCTGGCAGTTGAAAGAAGCAGAACGCGACCGCTGGCGGGCGCAGCACATTGGGCTGGTGATGCAGGATTTCCACCTTTTTCCCGGTCTGAATGCAATAGAGAACGTCTTACTGCCTGCGCAGTTTCACCACTGGCGGATACCTGCATCGCTCAGGCAGCGGGCGGTAGATTTGCTGGCACAGGTCGGACTGGATACGGGAAAACGCCCGGTTGAGGTGTTATCACGCGGTGAGAAGCAGCGGGTTGCTGTCGCGAGAGCCTTGCTGAGCAATCCAGACATCATCGTTGCCGATGAACCGACAGCCAGTTTGGACGCGCAGAGCGGTGAGCAGATCGCTGACCTGCTGGTGACGCTGGCGCGAGAGAGCCGTGCAACGCTTATCGCCATTACGCACGATGCGCATTTGGCATCACAGATGTCGCGCTGTATTCAACTCGAAAAAGGACGCCTCGTGGCGGACACGCTGTATCAGGAGGATCCTGCATGA
- a CDS encoding alkaline phosphatase codes for MKARWLLPLLISAALPGMVQAQAIYPIDRATMLAGGKFDFKVEFDEVLKPEDIRILINGKDYQQVLGKTASFVEREDGGNASTVWLRDVNLPEAGKYVVEAEAKGKKTQVNWDVYSASGTRKAKNVILFIGDGLSVAHRTGARILSKGVTEGKADGRLAIDDLQYMAFGGTSSTDSIAADSANTMSAYMTGHKSGVNALGVYVSRSKSSLDHPKQETLGELLTRSTKMSVGVVSDAELQDATPAAVVSHTRRRADKAEIVEMFYNVQPTVMLGGGSAYFLPKSTPGSKRKDETNYVEKFQQAGYSLVTDADSLKKNASQATKLLGLFHTGNMDGVMDRRFLKNDVAKKFPNQPDLTEMTQAALDVLSKNQDGFFLMVESALIDKASHPLDWERAFTNTIMLDQSVAIAKKFVEKNPDTMIIVTGDHTHGLSIIGTIDDSKPGTEMREKVGVYEDAGYPNYKDANKDGYPDDLNVSKRLAVFFNNYPDYYETFRPKLDGQFVPAIKNEKDEYVANKAYEKVPGAVFREGILPRSSDTGVHAVDDMVIQASGPGAERIRGYMENTDLFRVIVDALAVKPQDKK; via the coding sequence ATGAAAGCTCGCTGGTTACTGCCTTTACTGATTTCTGCTGCGCTGCCGGGAATGGTCCAGGCTCAGGCCATTTATCCCATTGACCGCGCCACCATGCTGGCGGGCGGGAAATTCGATTTTAAAGTCGAGTTTGATGAAGTACTCAAGCCGGAAGATATTCGCATTCTGATCAACGGCAAAGATTACCAGCAGGTGCTGGGCAAAACAGCCTCGTTTGTTGAGCGTGAAGATGGCGGCAACGCTTCCACTGTCTGGCTGCGAGACGTAAACCTGCCAGAAGCAGGCAAGTACGTGGTAGAGGCGGAAGCCAAAGGCAAAAAGACCCAGGTGAACTGGGACGTCTATTCAGCGTCTGGTACGCGTAAAGCCAAGAACGTCATTCTGTTCATCGGCGATGGCCTGTCCGTTGCGCACCGTACTGGCGCGCGCATCCTGTCCAAAGGGGTGACGGAAGGGAAAGCTGACGGTCGTCTGGCGATTGATGACCTGCAATATATGGCGTTTGGCGGTACTTCCAGTACTGACTCCATCGCGGCCGACAGCGCCAACACCATGAGTGCTTACATGACCGGTCACAAATCCGGTGTGAATGCGCTGGGTGTGTACGTCAGCCGTAGCAAAAGCTCACTGGATCACCCGAAGCAGGAAACGCTGGGTGAGCTGCTAACGCGTTCTACCAAGATGTCTGTCGGTGTCGTCAGCGATGCTGAACTTCAGGATGCGACGCCAGCCGCTGTGGTTTCCCACACTCGCCGCCGTGCGGATAAAGCCGAAATTGTCGAGATGTTCTACAACGTGCAGCCTACGGTCATGTTAGGCGGCGGTTCTGCCTACTTCCTGCCGAAAAGCACGCCGGGTTCAAAGCGTAAAGACGAAACCAACTACGTTGAGAAATTCCAGCAGGCGGGTTACTCACTGGTTACCGATGCGGATTCACTGAAGAAAAACGCGTCACAGGCCACCAAGCTGCTGGGGCTGTTCCACACCGGCAATATGGATGGTGTGATGGATCGTCGTTTCCTGAAAAACGACGTAGCCAAGAAATTCCCCAACCAGCCTGACCTGACTGAAATGACGCAGGCGGCGCTGGATGTGCTGTCCAAAAACCAAGACGGCTTCTTCCTGATGGTGGAATCCGCGCTGATCGACAAAGCATCTCACCCGCTGGATTGGGAACGTGCGTTTACTAACACCATCATGCTGGATCAGTCTGTCGCGATCGCTAAAAAGTTCGTGGAGAAAAACCCAGATACGATGATTATCGTCACGGGTGACCATACGCACGGTCTGTCTATCATCGGTACGATAGATGACAGCAAGCCGGGCACCGAGATGCGTGAGAAAGTCGGTGTGTATGAAGACGCAGGCTATCCGAACTACAAAGACGCCAACAAAGACGGCTACCCGGATGATTTGAACGTCTCCAAGCGTCTGGCGGTGTTCTTCAACAACTACCCAGACTATTACGAAACGTTCCGTCCGAAGCTGGATGGTCAGTTCGTTCCTGCTATCAAGAACGAAAAAGATGAATACGTTGCTAACAAAGCCTACGAGAAAGTGCCGGGTGCGGTATTCCGTGAAGGGATCCTGCCACGCTCTTCCGATACAGGTGTTCATGCCGTTGACGATATGGTGATTCAGGCGAGTGGCCCCGGTGCAGAACGCATTCGTGGTTACATGGAAAACACCGATCTGTTCCGCGTGATTGTTGATGCACTGGCGGTGAAACCGCAAGACAAAAAGTAA
- the acrD gene encoding multidrug efflux RND transporter permease AcrD, whose amino-acid sequence MANFFVDRPIFAWVLAILLSLCGMLAIKSLPLEQYPDLAPPSVRITASYPGASAQTLENTVTQVIEQSMTGLDNLMYMSSDSSNTGQARIMLTFEAGTDPDEARQQVQNQLQSATRKLPQDVQQQGVTVSKTGDTNILMVAFVSTDGSMDKQDISDYVATNIQEPISRISGVGEVDSYGSQYAMRIWLDPAKLMDYSLTTSDVVRAIESQNSQVSVGQVGGVPSVDNQALNATINAQSLLQTPQQFRDITLRVNQDGSAVTLANVAEVELGAERYDFLSRFNGQAASGLGVKLASGANELETDKRVRERIEELSHYFPHGLEAKIAFETSPFVKASITDVVKTLFEAVLLVFLVMYLFLQNFRATLIPTIAVPVVLLGTFAVLYAFGFSLNTLTMFAMVLAIGLLVDDAIVVVENVERVMSEEGLSPREATRKSMGQVQGALVGIALVLSAVFVPMAFFGGTTGAIYRQFSITIVTSMILSVLVAMILTPALCATLLKPLAKGQHHGRKGFFGWFNRSFTRTSLGYERGVGKILVNSGRWLLLYMGIIGIMAFLFFRLPTSFLPQEDRGVFTTQVQLPPGATQQQTLQVVNKIEQYYLTQEKDTVTSVFSTIGSGPGGNGQNVARLFVSLKDWNERTTPESSSFAVIERATKEFRKIKEARVFASSPPSINGLGSAAGFAMRLQDRGGLGHDALMAARDQLLNMADSNRELTRVRHNGLDDSSQLRIHIDQRKAQALGVSVDDINSTLKTGWGSTYVNDFLDRGRVKKVYVQAAAKFRMLPDDISKWYVRNNSGGMVPFSAFAQTVWETGSPRLERYNGYSSLEIVGEATPGVSTGTAMNIMESLVEKLPEGFGVEWTGMSLQERLSGAQAPALYAISLLVVFLCLAALYESWTVPFSVMLVVPMGVLGALVATWARGLENDVYFQVGLLTVVGLSAKNAILIVEFANEMNQKGKDLVEATLEASRQRLRPILMTSLAFIFGVLPMATSSGAGSASQHAVGTGVIGGMLAATFLAIFFVPLFFVVVRRRFPLKEKVTEQD is encoded by the coding sequence ATGGCGAACTTTTTTGTCGACCGTCCTATTTTTGCGTGGGTGCTGGCTATCCTTCTCAGCCTGTGCGGTATGTTGGCGATCAAGTCATTACCGCTAGAACAATACCCCGATCTGGCTCCGCCTAGCGTAAGGATCACGGCTAGCTATCCCGGTGCGTCGGCACAGACGCTGGAAAATACCGTGACACAGGTTATCGAGCAGAGCATGACCGGGCTGGATAACCTGATGTACATGTCCTCGGACAGCAGCAATACCGGGCAGGCCCGAATCATGCTGACCTTCGAAGCGGGCACCGACCCCGATGAAGCCCGTCAGCAGGTGCAAAATCAACTTCAATCCGCTACCCGTAAGCTGCCGCAGGACGTGCAGCAGCAGGGCGTCACCGTAAGTAAAACCGGCGACACCAATATCCTGATGGTCGCGTTTGTCTCTACTGATGGCAGCATGGACAAACAGGATATCTCCGATTATGTCGCGACGAATATTCAGGAGCCGATCAGCCGCATCAGCGGGGTGGGCGAGGTCGATTCCTATGGATCGCAGTATGCGATGCGCATTTGGTTGGACCCAGCCAAACTGATGGATTATTCGCTGACGACCAGCGACGTTGTGCGGGCTATCGAATCGCAAAATAGTCAGGTTTCGGTAGGGCAAGTTGGCGGTGTACCGTCGGTGGATAATCAGGCGCTTAACGCCACGATCAACGCACAATCTCTGCTACAGACGCCGCAACAGTTCCGTGATATCACGCTGCGCGTCAATCAAGATGGGTCTGCCGTCACGCTGGCCAATGTTGCGGAAGTGGAACTCGGTGCCGAACGCTATGATTTTCTCAGCCGCTTTAACGGTCAGGCTGCATCTGGGCTGGGCGTTAAGTTAGCGTCTGGCGCTAACGAACTGGAAACTGATAAGCGCGTCAGAGAACGCATCGAAGAACTGTCACATTACTTCCCCCACGGGCTGGAAGCCAAAATTGCCTTCGAAACGTCCCCTTTTGTGAAAGCCTCCATTACTGATGTGGTGAAAACGCTATTTGAAGCGGTGCTGCTGGTCTTTCTGGTGATGTACCTGTTTTTGCAGAATTTCCGCGCCACGCTGATTCCCACGATTGCAGTGCCGGTGGTGTTGCTCGGTACGTTTGCTGTGCTGTATGCCTTCGGCTTTAGCCTGAACACGCTGACAATGTTCGCGATGGTGCTGGCGATTGGCCTGCTGGTGGACGACGCCATCGTGGTGGTTGAAAACGTAGAGCGGGTAATGAGCGAAGAAGGGCTATCGCCACGTGAAGCGACGCGAAAATCGATGGGGCAGGTGCAGGGGGCGCTGGTCGGGATTGCGCTGGTGCTGTCCGCTGTGTTTGTGCCGATGGCTTTCTTTGGCGGCACCACGGGGGCGATTTATCGTCAGTTCTCCATCACGATTGTGACGTCAATGATTCTGTCGGTGCTGGTGGCGATGATTCTGACGCCTGCACTGTGTGCGACGCTGCTCAAGCCGCTCGCCAAAGGCCAGCACCACGGCCGTAAAGGTTTCTTCGGCTGGTTTAACCGGAGCTTTACCCGCACGTCGCTGGGCTATGAGCGTGGCGTCGGCAAGATATTGGTAAACAGCGGACGCTGGCTGCTGCTTTATATGGGTATTATCGGGATTATGGCTTTCCTGTTTTTCCGGCTGCCAACCTCGTTTTTGCCACAGGAAGATCGGGGCGTGTTCACGACTCAGGTACAGCTTCCACCTGGGGCGACGCAACAGCAGACCTTACAGGTGGTCAACAAAATCGAGCAGTATTACCTTACGCAGGAAAAAGACACGGTGACATCCGTGTTTTCCACCATCGGCTCAGGGCCGGGCGGAAATGGGCAGAACGTGGCGCGGCTGTTTGTGAGCCTTAAAGACTGGAACGAACGCACCACGCCGGAGAGCAGTTCGTTTGCCGTCATCGAACGCGCCACTAAAGAATTTCGCAAGATCAAGGAAGCTCGCGTGTTCGCCAGCAGCCCACCGTCTATCAACGGTTTGGGCAGCGCTGCGGGCTTCGCTATGCGGTTACAGGATCGCGGTGGGTTGGGGCACGATGCGCTGATGGCCGCGCGGGATCAACTGCTGAATATGGCTGACAGTAACCGTGAACTGACGCGTGTGCGCCATAACGGTCTGGATGACAGTTCGCAACTGCGGATTCATATCGATCAGCGCAAAGCACAGGCGCTGGGCGTATCGGTAGACGACATTAACAGCACGCTGAAAACGGGCTGGGGGTCGACCTATGTGAATGACTTCCTTGATCGTGGCCGCGTGAAGAAAGTCTACGTGCAGGCGGCAGCGAAATTCCGCATGCTGCCGGACGATATCAGTAAATGGTATGTGCGTAATAACAGCGGCGGCATGGTGCCGTTCAGCGCGTTTGCACAGACTGTCTGGGAAACGGGATCGCCGCGCCTTGAACGCTACAACGGCTATTCGTCGCTGGAAATTGTCGGCGAGGCCACGCCGGGCGTCAGTACCGGTACGGCGATGAATATTATGGAATCGCTGGTGGAGAAGCTGCCGGAAGGCTTTGGGGTGGAGTGGACGGGGATGTCTTTGCAGGAGCGCCTAAGCGGGGCGCAGGCTCCGGCGCTGTATGCGATTTCGCTGCTGGTGGTGTTCTTGTGTCTGGCTGCGTTGTATGAAAGCTGGACTGTGCCGTTCTCCGTCATGCTGGTGGTGCCGATGGGCGTACTCGGGGCGCTGGTGGCGACCTGGGCGCGCGGTCTGGAAAACGATGTCTATTTTCAGGTTGGGCTACTGACGGTGGTCGGGCTATCGGCGAAGAACGCCATCCTGATTGTGGAATTCGCCAACGAGATGAACCAGAAAGGAAAGGATCTGGTTGAGGCCACGCTGGAGGCTTCCCGCCAGCGGTTGCGGCCTATCTTGATGACGTCACTGGCGTTTATCTTCGGTGTGTTACCGATGGCGACCAGCAGCGGTGCGGGTTCTGCCAGCCAGCATGCGGTGGGAACGGGCGTGATCGGCGGCATGCTAGCCGCCACCTTCCTCGCCATCTTCTTTGTACCGCTGTTCTTTGTCGTCGTGCGCCGTCGCTTTCCGCTAAAGGAGAAGGTGACGGAGCAGGATTAG
- the bioH gene encoding pimeloyl-[acyl-carrier protein] methyl ester esterase: MAALYWQTEGAGNTDLVLLHGWGLNAQVWQSMVVRLAPHFRLHLVDLPGYGRSQGFGPMPLSDMANIVLTQAPERAVWLGWSLGGLVASQIALSAPSRVEKLITVASSPCFSAQDDWPGIKPDVLQGFQQQLSEDFQRTVERFLALQTLGTENARQDARLLKSVVLEQPMPSVDVLNGGLEILREADLRQPLADLTVPLLRLYGALDGLVPRKVAGRLDDEWPNSTSVVMPKAAHAPFISHPDAFTEQVIAFAQA, encoded by the coding sequence ATGGCAGCGTTGTATTGGCAGACCGAAGGCGCAGGAAATACGGATCTTGTGTTGCTGCACGGATGGGGATTGAATGCGCAGGTATGGCAGAGCATGGTTGTGCGACTCGCTCCGCATTTTCGTCTGCATCTGGTCGATCTGCCGGGCTATGGCAGAAGTCAGGGGTTCGGGCCGATGCCTCTGAGTGACATGGCGAACATTGTGCTGACGCAGGCACCGGAACGTGCTGTTTGGCTGGGGTGGTCACTGGGTGGATTGGTTGCCAGTCAAATTGCGCTGAGCGCACCTTCGCGGGTGGAAAAACTGATTACCGTGGCGTCGTCGCCCTGCTTCAGCGCGCAGGATGACTGGCCGGGTATCAAACCGGACGTCTTACAGGGCTTTCAGCAGCAGCTCAGCGAAGATTTTCAGCGCACGGTCGAGCGGTTTCTGGCGCTGCAAACGCTGGGAACGGAGAACGCACGGCAGGATGCAAGACTGCTAAAAAGTGTGGTACTGGAACAGCCGATGCCGTCAGTTGACGTGCTGAACGGCGGACTGGAAATTTTGCGTGAAGCGGATTTACGCCAGCCGTTAGCCGACTTGACCGTGCCGCTCCTGCGGCTCTATGGCGCGTTAGACGGATTAGTGCCGCGCAAGGTGGCAGGGCGGCTGGATGATGAGTGGCCGAATTCGACGTCGGTGGTGATGCCAAAAGCCGCGCATGCGCCGTTTATCTCGCATCCTGATGCTTTTACCGAGCAGGTCATCGCGTTCGCTCAGGCGTAG
- the gntX gene encoding DNA utilization protein GntX produces MLTIAARCWLCLLPLHRSQQGICSYCQRHFPRFPTCCPRCGLPTGDITRQCGRCLQDPPPWQSMTFISDYAPPFNTLLKHFKFHGKTELAAVLARQLLLRWQMTYRERKLTGQVPLFRPDRLFTVPLHRNRQWHRGFNQTELLARPLAHWLNCAYDPRELQRTRRTPLQQTLSASARRRNLRGAFSCDVPLSGQQVVLLDDVVTTGSTAAEISRLLLAQGAAGVQVWCLCRTL; encoded by the coding sequence ATGTTAACCATCGCAGCACGCTGCTGGCTATGTTTATTGCCGCTTCACCGCAGCCAGCAGGGAATTTGTTCGTACTGTCAGCGTCATTTTCCCCGTTTTCCCACCTGCTGTCCGCGTTGTGGTTTGCCCACAGGCGACATAACACGTCAGTGCGGGCGCTGTCTGCAAGACCCGCCGCCTTGGCAATCGATGACCTTTATCAGCGACTACGCGCCGCCGTTCAACACGCTGCTTAAGCATTTCAAGTTTCACGGTAAAACCGAACTGGCAGCAGTACTCGCGCGACAGCTGTTATTACGCTGGCAAATGACCTATCGCGAGCGAAAGCTCACTGGGCAGGTTCCCCTATTCCGCCCCGATCGTCTGTTCACCGTTCCCCTGCACCGAAATCGCCAGTGGCATCGCGGTTTCAATCAGACCGAACTGCTCGCTCGCCCTCTCGCGCACTGGCTGAACTGCGCTTACGACCCACGCGAGTTGCAGCGCACGCGACGCACGCCGTTACAGCAAACGCTCAGCGCCAGCGCGCGGCGAAGAAATCTGCGAGGTGCATTTTCCTGTGATGTTCCGCTGTCCGGGCAGCAGGTGGTTTTACTGGATGATGTGGTGACGACGGGCAGCACCGCAGCCGAAATCAGCAGGCTGTTGCTGGCTCAAGGCGCGGCGGGCGTTCAGGTCTGGTGTTTGTGCCGAACCTTGTAG
- the nfuA gene encoding iron-sulfur cluster biogenesis protein NfuA — protein sequence MIRITDAAQEHFLKLLAKQEEGTQIRVFVINPGTPNAECGVSYCPPDAVEASDTVVKFEKISAYVDELSSPYLEDADIDFVTDQLGSQLTLKAPNAKMRKVDDSAPLMERVEYVLQSQINPQLAGHGGRVTLMEITDNGLAILQFGGGCNGCSMVDFTLKEGIEKELLEKFPELKGVRDLTEHQRGEHSYY from the coding sequence ATGATCCGTATTACCGATGCTGCTCAGGAGCATTTCCTGAAACTGTTGGCAAAACAGGAAGAAGGCACACAGATTCGCGTATTTGTTATCAATCCAGGTACGCCAAACGCCGAGTGCGGAGTTTCTTACTGCCCACCGGATGCCGTAGAAGCCAGCGATACCGTAGTGAAGTTTGAAAAAATTTCCGCTTACGTGGACGAGCTTAGCTCCCCTTATCTGGAAGACGCTGACATCGACTTCGTGACCGACCAGTTAGGTTCTCAGCTCACGCTGAAAGCGCCAAACGCCAAAATGCGTAAAGTGGACGACAGCGCCCCGCTGATGGAACGCGTTGAGTATGTGCTGCAATCGCAGATCAACCCACAGCTGGCTGGCCACGGCGGCCGCGTGACGTTAATGGAAATTACCGATAACGGCTTGGCGATCCTGCAATTTGGCGGCGGTTGTAACGGCTGTTCTATGGTCGACTTCACGCTGAAAGAAGGGATCGAGAAAGAGCTGCTGGAGAAATTCCCCGAGCTGAAAGGCGTGAGAGATCTCACCGAACACCAGCGCGGCGAGCACTCTTACTATTAA